The following nucleotide sequence is from Pseudomonas sp. S09G 359.
ATCTTGCAAGGCCACGTCCCGCGCCGGGATGTTTTCATTGGCCGGGCCGTAGACGGTGGCACCAGTCAGGCTTTTGAGCTGTTCGACACCGCCGACATGGTCGTGGTGATGGTGGGTGACCAGGATGTCGCTCAAGGCCCACTGTGGGTTCTGTTTGAGCCAGGCCAGCACGGGCGCGGCGTCGCCAGGGTCGACCACGACGCAGCGTTGGGTGTGCGGGTCCTGTAACAACCAGATGTAGTTATCGGTGAAGGCGGGCAGGGCACTGATCTGTATCATTCTTCGATTCGCCAAGCTGAACACATTGGTGCATCTTAGAACGTCTAGGCGAGTTGGAGAATGCAATGACTGATAAAGCGTTCGCCCAGGCCGATCCTGAGTGGCTGGCCCTGATCAGTGCGGCCCGCGAATGGCTGTCCGGGCCGATTGGGCAATTTTTGCTGGATGAAGAACGGCGCATGCTCGAAGACGAGCTGGGGCGGTTCTTCGGCGGTTACCTGGTGCACTACGGCCCGTCGGCCCAGACCCCGCCCGCCGCGCCGCAGGTGCAGCGCAATGTGCGCCTGGGCGCGCCGTTGCCAGGGGTGGAAATTGTCTGTGAGGAGCAGGCCTGGCCGCTGAGCGAGCACGCCGCCGATGTGGTGGTGTTGCAGCATGGCCTGGATTTCTGCCTGTCACCTCACGGTTTGCTGCGCGAAGCGGCGAGCAGTGTGCGCCCGGGGGGGCATTTGCTGATTATCGGCATCAACCCCTGGAGCAGTTGGGGCCTGCGCCACGTGTTCGCCCATGACGGCCTGCGCCAGGCGCGTTGCATCTCGCCCTCACGAGTGGGCGA
It contains:
- a CDS encoding class I SAM-dependent methyltransferase, which translates into the protein MTDKAFAQADPEWLALISAAREWLSGPIGQFLLDEERRMLEDELGRFFGGYLVHYGPSAQTPPAAPQVQRNVRLGAPLPGVEIVCEEQAWPLSEHAADVVVLQHGLDFCLSPHGLLREAASSVRPGGHLLIIGINPWSSWGLRHVFAHDGLRQARCISPSRVGDWLNLLGFALEKRRFGCYRPPLASTKWQGRLAGWERRAGAWQLSGGGFYLLVARKIVVGLRPVRQVRREPMGKLVPMPMAKVNRKQSEP